The genomic DNA CATGGGCCTGCAGGATCAGCGAGCGCCCGGTCTCGGTGCCCGGCCGGTGGTGGCAGACGACGATCGGCGCGTCCGAGTGGTGCGCGTCGTCGATCTTCGAGCCGCCCGGATGGGCCGCGATGGCGCCGCGGTCCATGGCGAAGCGCTCGGTGGCGTAGCCGCGGGCGCGGAACTGCTCGAACACGTAATCCTGGCAGGCATGCTCCTCCCCGCGCAGGGAGGCGAACCGGACGAGCGCCTGCGTGTGGGCGACCTGATCGGCGAAGCCCTCCGCCACGGAGGCTTCGATCTCGGCGGCGAGGGTGGGGTCGAGGGCCATGGGAACTCCGAACCGTCTGCGGCCGGGAGGAAGCGCCCGGGCTCGGGCCGCTGTCAACCGGCGGTTGTCAAGGGCACGGTCCGTGCCGGAACCGAGGCCCTAGGGCGAATCCGACGGCGAATCCGGGAAGGCCACCCGGACCTGCTCGGCGAACCGCGCGAAGGCCGCGCTCGGCCGGACGTCGGCGCGGTGGACCAGCAGGGTCGGGGCGTGCCCGTCCCCGTCGGGCACGGGGTGGAGCGAGACGCGGCCGGCGCGGTGCGCCGGGTCCGCCACGCCCCGCGGAACCAGGGTCACGCCCAGGCCGGCCGCCACGCAGCCGAGGATGCCGTCGAGGGTGCCGAACTCCATGCGCCGCACGTGCACGAGGCCCTGGCGGGCCAGAAAATCCTCCAGGCGCCTCCGGTACGAGCAGCCGGCCCGGAACACGAGCACCTTCGCGTCGCGCGCCCGGGCCAGCCGGTCGAGCAGCGCCGCGAGGTCGCCGACGGCCGGGTGCGCCACCAGCACCAGCTCCTCCGTGAAGACCGGGATCCCCACGAGGTCGGCCTGCGCGACCGGGCCGGCCACGAAGGCCCCCTCCAGGCTCCGGTCGAGGACCCGGGCGATCAGCCGCTCGGTCGGGCCGGTCTCCAGCTCGATGTCCACGTCCGGGTGGCGCGCGGCGAAGTCGGCGAGCGGGCCGGGCAGGCGCAGGGCCGCGGTCGTCTCCATGGCGCCGATCCGCAGCGGTCCGCGGGGTTCGCCCTCGGCCAGCAGGGCGTGCCGCGCCTCCGCGAGCAGCTGCCCGACCTGGAGGGCGTAGGGCAGGAGCCGCTCCCCGGCCCGGGTCAGCGTCACCCCGCGGCTGCCGCGGTGGAACAGCGGCACGCGCAGGGCCTGCTCCAGGGCGCGGATCCGGCCGGTGACGTTGGACTGGACGGTGTTGAGCCGTGCCGCCGCCCGCCCGATGCCGCCGGTCTCGGCCACCGCCGCGAAGAACATCAGGTCGGTGCTGTTCATGCCATCTGCTTTTCCGATGCCTTCCTTCTGAAGGAATCATTTTTTCCGCATCGTACGGATCGTTAAGGCCGGACGGGCGGCGCGCGCAACCGCGCGACCGAGACGCTCCGCGGGGAGGAGACCCATGGCCTTGAGGACCAGACTCACCGACGCCTTCGGGCTCCGGCACCCGATCGTGCTGGCCCCCATGGACCCGGCCTCGGGGGGCGCCCTCGCGGCGGCGGTGAGCGCCGCCGGCGGCCTCGGCCTGATCGGCGGCGGCTACGGCGACCACGCGACCCTCGACCGGGAATTCGCCCGCGCGGGCAATCAGCGGGTCGGCTGCGGCTTCATCACGTGGTCCATGGCCCGGGACCCGTCGCTCCTCGACGCGGCGCTCGCCCGGTCGCCCGCGGCCCTGATGCTCTCCTTCGCGGATCCCGCGCCGTTCGCGGACCGGATCCGCGCCGCCGGCGTGCGGCTGATCTGCCAGGTGCACACCCTGGCGCAGGCCCGGCGCGCCCTGGAGGTCGGCGCGGCCGTGGTGGTGGCGCAGGGGACGGAGGCCGGCGGCCACGGCCTCACCGCCC from Methylobacterium radiotolerans JCM 2831 includes the following:
- a CDS encoding LysR family transcriptional regulator; this translates as MNSTDLMFFAAVAETGGIGRAAARLNTVQSNVTGRIRALEQALRVPLFHRGSRGVTLTRAGERLLPYALQVGQLLAEARHALLAEGEPRGPLRIGAMETTAALRLPGPLADFAARHPDVDIELETGPTERLIARVLDRSLEGAFVAGPVAQADLVGIPVFTEELVLVAHPAVGDLAALLDRLARARDAKVLVFRAGCSYRRRLEDFLARQGLVHVRRMEFGTLDGILGCVAAGLGVTLVPRGVADPAHRAGRVSLHPVPDGDGHAPTLLVHRADVRPSAAFARFAEQVRVAFPDSPSDSP